A region from the Triticum aestivum cultivar Chinese Spring chromosome 3D, IWGSC CS RefSeq v2.1, whole genome shotgun sequence genome encodes:
- the LOC123077841 gene encoding late embryogenesis abundant protein Lea14-A, which produces MAQLMDKAKGFVAEKISGVQKPEADLSDMSVQHVGRDGATLSGRLDVRNPYSHTIPICEISYSLKSAGRDVASGTMPDPGSLVASDTTSLDIPVKVPYDFLMSLVKDAGKDWDLDYEMRVGLTVDLPIVGNFTLPLTKAGELKLPTLSDLF; this is translated from the coding sequence ATGGCGCAGCTGATGGACAAGGCCAAGGGGTTCGTGGCCGAGAAGATATCGGGGGTGCAGAAGCCGGAGGCGGACCTGTCGGACATGTCGGTGCAGCACGTTGGCCGCGACGGCGCCACCCTGTCCGGCCGCCTCGACGTGCGCAACCCCTACTCGCACACCATCCCCATCTGCGAGATCAGCTACTCCCTCAAGAGCGCCGGCCGCGACGTGGCCTCCGGGACCATGCCGGACCCGGGGTCGCTGGTGGCCAGCGACACCACCAGCCTCGACATACCGGTGAAGGTGCCGTACGACTTCCTGATGAGCCTGGTGAAGGACGCCGGCAAGGACTGGGACCTCGACTACGAGATGCGCGTCGGCCTCACCGTCGACCTCCCCATCGTCGGCAACTTCACGCTGCCGCTCACCAAGGCCGGCGAGCTCAAGCTCCCCACGCTCTCCGACCTGTTCTAA
- the LOC123077842 gene encoding trafficking protein particle complex subunit 1 codes for MQFFGGSSLTSVAPESSPAPAAPPGTGTGSNAQVIYVFNRNGVCLLYREWHRPLRTLARNQDQKLMFGLLFSLRSFTAKIDPTSTEHANLGAPLLPGQGCSFHSFKTNTYKLNYMESPSGIKLILLTHPRTGDQRDALKHIYSLYVEYVVKNPLYAPGSPIKCDLFNKHLDQYVKTLI; via the exons ATGCAGTTCTTCGGCGGGTCGTCGCTGACGTCCGTCGCGCCGGAGTCCAGCCCGGCACCAGCGGCGCCTCCGGGGACGGGAACGGGCTCCAACGCCCAGGTGATCTACGTCTTCAACCGCAACGGCGTGTGCCTGCTGTACCGCGAGTGGCACCGCCCGCTCCGCACGCTCGCCCGCAACCAGGACCAGAAGCTCATGTTCGGCCTCCTCTTCTCCCTCCGCTCCTTCACCGCCAAGATCGACCCCACCTC AACAGAACACGCGAATCTTGGGGCGCCACTACTGCCAGGTCAGGGATGTTCATTTCATAGCTTCAAGACAAACACATATAAATTGAACTACATGGAGAGCCCGTCTGGTATAAAG CTTATTCTCCTTACCCATCCAAGGACTGGTGATCAACGAGATGCGCTGAAGCATATTTACAGCCTATATGTGGAGTATGTTGTAAAGAATCCTCTGTATGCTCCTGGCAGCCCAATCAA GTGTGACCTTTTCAATAAACATCTCGATCAGTATGTGAAAACATTGATTTGA